In one Thermaerobacter sp. PB12/4term genomic region, the following are encoded:
- a CDS encoding xanthine dehydrogenase family protein molybdopterin-binding subunit translates to MTTRSFGLPVPRNEDPRLLTGRGLYVDDVHLPGMLHAAILRSPHAHARILRIDTSRARALPGVHAVWTNQDLGPLAGPLPLLIPHPTLRARTQYALAPGVVRHVGEPVALVVAESRYIAEDALDLIEVEYEPLPAAVDLEEATRPGAPLIYPELGDNIAAHYVQERGDFAAAIRRAPHVIRARFSLERGAASPLETRGVVAHFDRQEGSLTVWDSTQAPIPIRNGLAETLGLPQQRVRVVAPDVGGGFGCKVMMFYPEEVLIPWAAMRLGRPVKWIEDRREHFVATNHERLQIHDVEVGFDDQGRILALQTVFLHDCGAYAAYGLIIPIVAECTLPGPYKIPHYRAEFKAVYTNKTQTSPYRGAGRPHGVFVMERVIKRIAEHLGLDPNEVRRRNFIQPHEFPYDVGLIYQDNAPLVYDSGNYPAVLEKCLELIGYDRWPEVRERYRAEGRYVGLGVAFYVEGTGIGPYEGARVTVEPSGKVFVATGVGTQGQSHATTFAQIVAEQLGVDPSDVTVVTGDTALFGWGTGTFASRGAVVAGNACYNAAVKVREKALQVAAGLLECRPEDLELAEGKVRVKGAPQRAVALGDVARSANPLRGTIPEEWEGPGLEAAGYYAPPRGTFAAGCHAALVEVDPETGMARFLRYVVVHDCGKVINPLVLDGQIHGGVAQGIGGCFYERLMYDEHGQLLNASFMDYLLPTAAEIPPIETAHVETPSPLNPLGIKGAGEAGVIPVPALFADAIEDALKPFGIRVDHMPIDPNWLAERIREARAERPPAEQAG, encoded by the coding sequence ATGACCACCCGTTCCTTCGGCCTGCCGGTTCCGCGCAACGAGGACCCCCGCCTGCTGACCGGCCGGGGCCTGTACGTCGATGACGTCCACCTGCCGGGCATGCTGCACGCGGCCATCCTGCGGAGCCCCCACGCCCACGCCCGGATCCTCCGCATCGACACCTCCCGGGCCCGGGCCCTGCCCGGCGTCCATGCCGTGTGGACGAACCAGGACCTGGGGCCTTTGGCCGGGCCCCTGCCCCTCTTGATCCCCCATCCCACCCTGCGGGCCCGGACCCAGTACGCCCTGGCGCCGGGGGTGGTCCGCCACGTGGGGGAGCCGGTGGCTCTGGTGGTGGCGGAGAGCCGCTACATCGCCGAAGACGCCCTGGACCTGATCGAGGTGGAGTACGAGCCCCTGCCGGCGGCGGTCGACCTGGAGGAGGCTACGCGGCCCGGTGCCCCGCTGATCTACCCGGAACTGGGGGACAACATAGCCGCCCACTACGTGCAGGAACGCGGCGACTTCGCCGCCGCCATTCGCCGGGCGCCCCACGTCATCCGGGCCCGCTTTTCCCTGGAGCGGGGGGCCGCCTCCCCTCTGGAAACCCGGGGCGTGGTGGCCCACTTCGATCGCCAGGAAGGCAGCCTGACGGTCTGGGACTCCACCCAGGCCCCCATTCCCATCCGCAACGGGCTGGCGGAGACGCTGGGCCTGCCCCAGCAGCGGGTGCGGGTGGTGGCCCCCGACGTGGGGGGCGGCTTCGGCTGCAAGGTGATGATGTTCTACCCCGAAGAGGTGCTGATCCCCTGGGCGGCCATGCGCCTGGGCCGGCCCGTCAAGTGGATCGAGGACCGCCGGGAGCACTTCGTGGCCACCAACCACGAGCGGCTGCAGATCCACGACGTGGAGGTGGGCTTTGACGACCAGGGGCGCATCCTGGCCCTCCAGACCGTGTTCCTCCACGACTGCGGCGCCTATGCCGCCTACGGCCTGATCATCCCCATCGTGGCCGAGTGCACCCTGCCGGGGCCGTACAAGATCCCCCACTACCGGGCCGAGTTCAAGGCGGTCTACACCAACAAGACCCAGACCAGCCCCTACCGGGGGGCGGGGCGGCCCCACGGGGTCTTCGTCATGGAGCGGGTGATCAAGCGCATCGCCGAGCACCTGGGCCTCGACCCCAACGAGGTGCGGCGGCGGAACTTCATCCAGCCCCACGAGTTCCCCTACGATGTGGGCCTGATCTACCAGGACAACGCGCCCCTGGTCTACGACAGCGGCAACTACCCCGCGGTGCTGGAGAAGTGCCTGGAGCTCATCGGATACGACCGCTGGCCGGAGGTCCGGGAGCGGTATCGGGCCGAGGGCCGCTACGTGGGCCTGGGCGTGGCCTTCTACGTGGAGGGGACGGGCATCGGCCCCTACGAGGGCGCCCGGGTAACGGTGGAACCCAGCGGCAAGGTCTTCGTAGCCACGGGCGTGGGCACCCAGGGACAGAGCCACGCCACCACCTTCGCCCAGATCGTGGCCGAGCAGCTGGGGGTCGATCCGTCGGACGTCACCGTGGTGACCGGCGATACGGCCCTGTTCGGCTGGGGCACGGGGACCTTCGCCAGCCGCGGGGCGGTGGTGGCGGGCAACGCCTGTTACAATGCGGCGGTCAAGGTCCGGGAGAAGGCCCTCCAGGTGGCGGCGGGGCTTCTGGAGTGCCGGCCGGAAGACCTGGAGCTGGCGGAGGGGAAGGTGCGGGTCAAGGGGGCGCCCCAGCGGGCCGTGGCCCTGGGGGACGTGGCCCGGTCCGCCAACCCCCTGCGGGGGACCATTCCGGAGGAGTGGGAGGGGCCCGGCCTGGAAGCCGCCGGCTACTACGCCCCGCCCCGCGGCACCTTTGCCGCTGGCTGCCACGCGGCGCTGGTGGAGGTCGATCCGGAAACGGGCATGGCCCGCTTCCTGCGTTACGTGGTGGTCCACGACTGCGGGAAGGTGATCAACCCCCTGGTCCTGGACGGGCAGATCCACGGGGGCGTAGCCCAGGGCATCGGCGGCTGCTTCTACGAGCGGCTCATGTACGACGAGCACGGCCAGCTGCTCAACGCCTCCTTCATGGACTATCTCTTGCCCACGGCTGCGGAGATCCCGCCCATCGAGACGGCCCATGTGGAAACGCCCTCGCCCTTGAACCCCCTGGGGATCAAGGGCGCGGGGGAGGCGGGGGTGATCCCCGTGCCGGCCCTGTTCGCCGACGCCATTGAAGATGCTCTGAAGCCCTTCGGAATCCGGGTCGATCACATGCCCATCGACCCCAACTGGCTGGCGGAGCGGATCCGGGAGGCGCGGGCCGAGAGGCCGCCAGCGGAACAGGCGGGTTAG
- a CDS encoding DUF1116 domain-containing protein: protein MSQVDTANAEALRRILEAHPVLVGVAPAGRVVPGLTEGVILHAGPPITWDRMSGPLRGAVIGGILFEGWARTEAEAVALAESGQIRFEPCHHHQAVGPMAGVTTPSMPVWVVENRTFGNQAFCNLNEGLGKVLRYGAYGEEVLQRLAWMRDVLGPALAAALESLPGGLDLKMLIAQALHMGDEGHNRNKAGSALLLRALAPALARSAGAGRPGLGDRLAEVFDFLAANEMFALNLVMAACKATMDPAHGIPACSLVTAMARNGTDFGIRVSGLGDRWFTAPSRVPRGLYFPGFKAEDANPDIGDSTITETAGLGGFAMAAAPAIVQFVGGSPRDALQATLDMYALTVGENPAFGIPVLDFRGTPTGIDIRKVVETGLLPRVNTGIAHKEAGVGQIGAGLVEPPMECFEQALLALADSIDPESQATGS, encoded by the coding sequence GTGTCGCAGGTCGATACTGCCAATGCCGAGGCCCTGCGCCGTATCCTGGAGGCTCACCCGGTGCTGGTGGGGGTAGCCCCTGCCGGCCGGGTGGTTCCCGGCCTGACGGAAGGCGTGATCCTCCACGCCGGCCCGCCCATCACCTGGGACCGGATGTCAGGCCCCCTGCGCGGTGCCGTGATCGGCGGCATCCTCTTCGAAGGCTGGGCCCGGACGGAGGCCGAGGCCGTCGCCCTGGCCGAAAGCGGCCAGATCCGCTTCGAGCCCTGCCACCACCACCAGGCGGTAGGGCCCATGGCCGGGGTCACCACCCCCTCCATGCCGGTGTGGGTGGTAGAAAACCGGACCTTCGGCAACCAGGCCTTCTGCAACCTGAACGAGGGGCTGGGCAAGGTCCTGCGCTACGGGGCCTACGGCGAGGAAGTGCTCCAGCGCCTCGCCTGGATGCGGGACGTGCTGGGCCCTGCCCTGGCGGCGGCCCTGGAGTCCCTGCCCGGCGGCCTGGACCTCAAGATGCTCATCGCCCAGGCCCTGCACATGGGGGATGAGGGCCATAACCGCAACAAAGCGGGATCGGCCCTGCTGCTGCGGGCCCTGGCGCCCGCCCTGGCCCGGAGCGCCGGGGCAGGCCGGCCGGGGCTCGGGGACCGGCTGGCGGAGGTGTTCGACTTTCTGGCTGCCAACGAGATGTTTGCCCTGAACCTGGTGATGGCCGCCTGCAAGGCCACCATGGACCCCGCCCACGGCATCCCGGCTTGCTCCCTGGTCACCGCCATGGCCCGGAACGGAACGGACTTCGGCATCCGGGTGAGCGGCCTGGGGGACCGGTGGTTCACCGCTCCCTCCCGCGTGCCCCGGGGCCTGTACTTCCCGGGCTTCAAGGCCGAGGACGCCAACCCCGACATCGGCGACAGCACCATCACCGAGACCGCCGGCCTGGGCGGTTTCGCCATGGCCGCCGCGCCGGCCATCGTCCAGTTCGTCGGCGGGAGCCCCCGGGACGCCCTGCAGGCGACCCTGGACATGTACGCCCTCACCGTTGGGGAAAACCCGGCCTTCGGCATCCCCGTGCTGGACTTCCGGGGCACCCCGACCGGCATCGACATCCGCAAGGTGGTGGAAACGGGCCTCCTGCCCCGCGTCAACACCGGCATCGCTCACAAGGAGGCAGGGGTCGGCCAGATCGGCGCGGGGCTCGTGGAGCCCCCCATGGAGTGTTTCGAGCAGGCCCTGCTCGCCCTGGCCGACAGCATCGACCCGGAGTCCCAGGCTACGGGATCCTGA
- a CDS encoding (2Fe-2S)-binding protein, protein MEAAEPRREITVWVNGIRYRRQVPVRMLLADFLRHELELTGTHVGCEHGVCGACTVLWDGEPVRSCLLLAVQADGAHLTTVEGLASPGGRLHPVQEAFRETHGLQCGFCTPGFLLTVAAFLRDHPDPDPDEAAIREALSGNLCRCTGYQHIVAAVKRAARLLAETGVPAVPRHQPAGGEGA, encoded by the coding sequence CTGGAGGCCGCCGAACCCCGGCGGGAGATCACCGTCTGGGTCAACGGGATCCGCTACCGGCGGCAGGTGCCGGTGCGGATGCTCCTGGCCGACTTCCTCCGCCACGAGCTGGAGCTGACCGGCACCCACGTGGGCTGCGAGCACGGGGTTTGCGGCGCCTGCACCGTGCTCTGGGACGGGGAGCCCGTGCGGTCGTGCCTGCTGCTGGCCGTCCAGGCCGACGGCGCCCACCTGACCACCGTGGAGGGCCTGGCCTCCCCCGGCGGAAGGCTGCACCCCGTCCAGGAGGCATTCCGCGAGACCCACGGCCTGCAATGCGGGTTCTGCACGCCGGGGTTTTTGCTGACGGTGGCCGCGTTCCTCCGCGACCACCCGGACCCCGACCCCGATGAGGCGGCCATCCGCGAGGCCTTGTCGGGCAACCTGTGCCGGTGCACGGGCTACCAGCACATCGTGGCGGCCGTCAAGAGGGCGGCCCGCCTGCTGGCGGAGACCGGGGTGCCCGCGGTGCCGCGGCACCAGCCCGCGGGAGGGGAGGGCGCCTGA
- a CDS encoding xanthine dehydrogenase family protein subunit M: MKPPRFAYHDPRSLDEAVELLGRYGGEAKILAGGQSLIPLLNFRLARPAALIDINRIPGLDSLTLAGDRLEVGALVRHRQVERSELVRRHCPLLAEAMGWVGHPAIRQRGTLCGSLAHADPAAEIPAVWVALDGVVRARGPQGEREVPAAEFFLTYFTTTLEPTELLVGAGLPHLPPGAGWAFVEVARRHGDFALAAVAAVVELDAQGRIARARLGLAGVGPVPCRARGAEAFLAGREPGEATWKEAAALVEDEVEPDSDLHASSAYRRQLAGVLARRALDQAARRAVVPASGGGEGR; the protein is encoded by the coding sequence ATGAAGCCGCCGCGGTTTGCTTATCACGACCCCCGGTCGCTGGACGAAGCCGTGGAACTGCTGGGCCGGTACGGGGGTGAGGCCAAGATCCTGGCGGGGGGGCAGTCGCTGATTCCCCTCCTGAATTTCCGCCTGGCCCGGCCCGCGGCGCTGATCGACATCAACCGCATCCCGGGGCTCGACTCCCTGACCCTGGCCGGCGACCGGCTGGAGGTCGGGGCCCTGGTTCGGCACCGGCAGGTGGAGCGGTCGGAGCTGGTGCGCCGCCACTGCCCGCTCCTGGCCGAGGCCATGGGCTGGGTCGGCCATCCGGCCATCCGCCAGCGGGGCACCCTGTGCGGCAGCCTGGCCCACGCCGACCCGGCCGCCGAGATTCCTGCGGTCTGGGTGGCCCTGGACGGCGTGGTGCGAGCCCGGGGGCCGCAAGGCGAGCGGGAGGTGCCGGCGGCCGAGTTCTTCCTGACCTACTTCACCACCACCCTGGAGCCCACCGAGCTTTTGGTGGGTGCCGGGCTGCCCCACCTGCCGCCGGGCGCCGGTTGGGCCTTCGTGGAGGTGGCCCGCCGGCACGGCGACTTTGCCCTGGCCGCGGTGGCGGCGGTGGTGGAACTCGACGCCCAGGGCCGGATCGCCCGGGCCCGGCTCGGCCTGGCGGGGGTAGGACCGGTCCCCTGCCGGGCCCGCGGGGCCGAGGCCTTCCTGGCCGGCCGGGAACCCGGGGAGGCCACCTGGAAGGAGGCGGCCGCCCTGGTGGAAGACGAGGTCGAACCCGATTCGGACCTGCACGCCAGCTCCGCTTACCGGCGCCAGCTGGCGGGTGTGCTGGCGCGCCGGGCCCTGGATCAGGCGGCCCGGCGGGCCGTGGTGCCGGCGAGCGGCGGAGGTGAGGGCCGGTGA
- a CDS encoding PucR family transcriptional regulator ligand-binding domain-containing protein: MTGFAGGSPGPGGAADAVTLAEVLRLEPLREIRVLAGNGSLHRPVRLVNVIEVPDIVDWVLEGELLLTTGFTFRDDPGHLAKLIPGLAAKGAAGLGIKPRRYMAEVPGEAIRQAEECGLPLLEIPYHLSFSEVIGPVMQAIAHRQAAATLAADGLQRELLDLVLRGASLDDLCAAVARHLARPVWIEDAAGALVTQAVPGLPGPPPSLQEGGTPATVTPDPAAGLQRGPAWRVPVASGGRFFGTLCAASPGRPPLAVEAGLLERGAAILALQWGKQAAVVEVQRRFRTEFLDRLLSGDLPHPAEMAERCRALGWDLNRPHTVVVFGPLAPPGPGPAAGRPDAAAGQPARGSAGSSPRDEPGPDRDLQPLLRAVEMVLSMEGGEPVAGIRDGLVVALIPGDPADPAGRHRILTVAKAVLRSYASSTGAARGSRGPLPAGHGPAAGIPPATGGAPGPDVRRPVRDGGPAGAPGGGPSTGWGNGTAAAAAGVGRVAPGPTALARSYREARTALQAARATAAHRDGRAERTGIAGRAGIPGRTAAGTSGSSPRRAPAGIPGGSPGRAAGRAPEAVQFFAELGILRLLHHQPREELAGFVADHLGALLAYDRRHDGKLLETLEAYFRYGGNMKRMAQALYTHYNTVAYRLGRIRQITGLNLKDPDQLLSLQVALHALPLLDGMPAWEGPAREPRDAAAGGPGPGRPSLGRSGQEGP; this comes from the coding sequence ATGACGGGGTTTGCCGGCGGCAGCCCGGGTCCCGGCGGGGCCGCCGACGCCGTGACCCTGGCCGAGGTGCTGCGCCTGGAGCCGCTGCGCGAGATCAGGGTGCTGGCCGGGAACGGATCACTGCACCGGCCGGTGCGCCTGGTGAACGTCATCGAGGTGCCCGATATCGTCGACTGGGTGCTGGAAGGCGAACTCCTGCTGACCACCGGCTTCACCTTCCGGGACGACCCGGGCCACCTGGCGAAGCTGATTCCCGGCCTCGCGGCCAAGGGAGCGGCGGGCCTGGGCATCAAGCCCCGCCGCTACATGGCCGAGGTCCCGGGTGAAGCCATCCGCCAGGCCGAGGAGTGCGGCCTTCCCCTGCTGGAGATCCCCTACCATCTCTCCTTTTCCGAGGTCATCGGCCCGGTGATGCAGGCCATCGCCCACCGCCAGGCGGCGGCCACCCTGGCCGCGGACGGTCTCCAGCGGGAACTGCTCGACCTGGTCCTGCGGGGGGCGAGCCTGGACGACCTTTGTGCCGCCGTGGCCCGCCACCTGGCTCGCCCGGTGTGGATCGAGGACGCCGCAGGAGCCCTGGTGACCCAGGCCGTGCCGGGGCTGCCGGGCCCGCCCCCGTCCCTGCAGGAAGGCGGTACCCCAGCGACCGTCACCCCGGACCCCGCGGCCGGCCTTCAGCGCGGCCCGGCCTGGCGGGTTCCCGTCGCCTCCGGCGGCCGGTTCTTCGGGACCCTGTGCGCGGCGTCGCCCGGCCGCCCTCCCCTGGCCGTGGAGGCCGGCCTGCTGGAGAGGGGGGCCGCCATTCTGGCGCTGCAGTGGGGCAAGCAGGCCGCGGTGGTGGAAGTCCAGCGCCGCTTCCGGACGGAGTTCCTGGACCGGCTGCTGTCGGGCGATCTCCCCCACCCGGCGGAAATGGCGGAGCGGTGCCGCGCCCTGGGTTGGGACCTGAACCGCCCCCACACCGTGGTGGTCTTCGGCCCCCTGGCACCCCCCGGCCCCGGACCGGCGGCCGGTCGTCCGGACGCGGCCGCCGGGCAGCCGGCCCGCGGGAGCGCCGGTTCGTCCCCCCGGGACGAACCCGGCCCGGACCGGGACCTGCAGCCCCTGCTGCGGGCGGTTGAGATGGTGCTCTCCATGGAGGGCGGCGAGCCGGTGGCCGGCATCCGCGACGGCCTGGTGGTGGCCCTGATCCCGGGCGACCCGGCGGATCCGGCCGGGCGCCACCGCATCCTGACGGTGGCCAAGGCGGTGCTGCGTTCCTATGCCTCCAGCACCGGTGCCGCCCGGGGGTCGCGCGGCCCGCTGCCCGCCGGCCATGGCCCCGCGGCCGGCATCCCCCCTGCCACCGGCGGCGCTCCCGGACCCGACGTCCGGCGGCCGGTCCGGGACGGCGGGCCGGCCGGGGCGCCCGGCGGGGGACCGTCCACCGGCTGGGGGAACGGGACGGCGGCGGCCGCCGCAGGTGTAGGGCGGGTGGCACCCGGCCCCACTGCCCTAGCCCGCAGCTACCGGGAGGCTCGCACCGCCCTTCAGGCAGCCCGGGCCACGGCCGCCCACCGGGACGGCAGGGCCGAGCGGACCGGCATCGCCGGGCGGGCCGGCATCCCCGGGCGCACCGCCGCCGGCACCTCCGGCAGCTCCCCCCGGCGCGCCCCTGCCGGCATCCCGGGCGGCTCTCCCGGGCGCGCCGCCGGACGAGCCCCTGAGGCCGTCCAGTTCTTTGCCGAACTGGGCATCCTGCGCCTGCTGCACCACCAGCCCCGGGAGGAACTGGCCGGCTTCGTGGCCGACCACCTGGGCGCCCTGCTGGCCTACGACCGCCGCCATGACGGCAAGCTGCTCGAGACCCTGGAGGCCTACTTCCGTTACGGCGGCAACATGAAGCGGATGGCGCAGGCCCTCTACACCCACTACAACACCGTGGCCTACCGGCTGGGGCGGATCCGGCAGATCACCGGCCTCAACCTGAAAGACCCCGACCAGCTGTTGAGCCTGCAGGTGGCTCTTCATGCCCTGCCGTTGCTGGACGGCATGCCGGCATGGGAAGGGCCCGCCCGGGAACCGCGCGACGCCGCAGCCGGCGGCCCGGGTCCCGGCCGGCCCTCCCTGGGACGGAGCGGCCAGGAAGGTCCGTGA
- a CDS encoding enoyl-CoA hydratase/isomerase family protein: MGFLRVDEDGAVVTITIDRPEQHNAISFAMWRDLGGILDRLAEEARRYSDLRVVILRGEGGRAFSAGSDLKEFSTMTIDEVRRCFLTMEQTISKVERLPYPVIAAIGGYALGSAFELACACDLQVASERAQVGMPVARLGIMLSPEFTRRLVALMGPNQAKDLLFTGRLLNAAEARAVGLVTHVVPHEEVDPFARRLAENMARLSPSSIRAAKRSVLLSQPAPPPDPAGEPVPYYIDEDDFREGVRAFLEKRAPRFDRAARPPRPARSPDSPRSPDPAERNGHRP, from the coding sequence ATGGGGTTTTTGCGGGTCGACGAGGACGGTGCCGTGGTGACCATCACCATCGACCGGCCCGAGCAGCACAACGCCATCAGTTTCGCCATGTGGCGGGATCTGGGGGGCATCCTGGACCGGCTGGCGGAGGAAGCCCGCCGGTACAGCGACCTGCGGGTGGTGATCCTGCGGGGTGAGGGCGGGCGGGCCTTTTCCGCCGGGTCGGACCTGAAGGAGTTCTCCACCATGACCATCGACGAGGTGCGGCGCTGCTTCCTGACCATGGAGCAGACCATCAGCAAGGTGGAGCGCCTGCCGTACCCGGTGATCGCGGCCATCGGCGGCTACGCCCTGGGCTCGGCCTTCGAGCTGGCCTGTGCCTGCGACCTCCAGGTTGCCTCGGAGCGGGCCCAGGTGGGGATGCCGGTCGCCCGGCTGGGCATCATGCTCAGCCCCGAATTCACCCGGCGGCTGGTGGCCCTGATGGGGCCCAACCAGGCGAAGGACCTGCTCTTCACCGGCCGCCTGCTGAACGCCGCCGAGGCACGGGCGGTGGGCCTGGTGACCCACGTGGTGCCCCACGAAGAGGTCGACCCCTTCGCACGCCGGCTGGCGGAGAACATGGCCCGCCTCTCGCCCTCGTCCATCCGGGCAGCCAAGCGCTCGGTGCTGCTGTCCCAGCCCGCTCCGCCGCCCGATCCGGCCGGCGAGCCGGTGCCCTATTACATCGACGAGGACGACTTCCGCGAGGGCGTGCGGGCCTTTCTCGAGAAGCGGGCGCCGCGCTTCGACCGGGCGGCCCGCCCGCCGCGCCCCGCGCGCTCCCCGGATTCGCCCCGCTCCCCCGATCCGGCGGAGCGCAACGGTCACCGGCCCTAA
- a CDS encoding protein FdrA: protein MTTLPPPGQAALVRSLVRPGSYFDSITLMQLQRRLREMPGIEEAGAVMATAANKQLLAMAGLLDEVGAAAGPGDLVVAVRGADPDRLEAALGQVDTLLGQRPGAWGAAGRPAQAAGLVPPGPAGEATGVMAREPAGPPPRTLRQAVALLPGANLALISVPGRFARWVAEEALDLGLHVFCFSDNVPLDDEVALKAQAARRGLLFMGPDCGTALIAGTGLGFANAVRPGPVGIVAASGTGLQEVACQLDRLGVGVRHAIGTGGRDLHEAVGGATFRAAVAALARDPGTRLIVALSKPPSPAVKQQVLEALATCGKPVVVHFLGEPDQPCPTLAATARAAAALAAQDARTRDPAPRAAGGSTESTGSPGAGRQAEIEAGELLAQAHRLASRLHPDQRRVWGLYGGGTLCYEGQGLVERLAGPVASNAPLPGRAAYRPGEPVPATHLLLDLGADEFTAGRLHPMLDAETRLRYLAMAARDPSVAVVLLDVVVGYGAHPDPAGELAPAIVDARAAAAASGRHLVVAVALCGTGADPQGLAEQARRLEAAGAVVLPSHAEAALLAGCVAALAAGRAIDPAGLHRWLVPRGDAVLPAAAGPGKTPPTGTAAGTGTAGGDDPSGGLLQGVVAVNIGVPLFAESLAQQQVPVVHVDWRPPAGGNPRLLEALRRLRS from the coding sequence ATGACAACCCTGCCACCGCCCGGGCAGGCCGCGCTCGTCCGCAGCCTGGTCCGCCCGGGATCCTACTTCGACTCCATCACCCTGATGCAGCTGCAGCGGCGCTTGCGGGAGATGCCGGGCATCGAGGAAGCCGGAGCCGTCATGGCCACCGCGGCCAACAAGCAGCTTCTCGCCATGGCCGGCCTGCTGGACGAGGTGGGGGCCGCCGCGGGTCCCGGCGACCTGGTGGTCGCCGTCCGCGGCGCCGACCCGGACCGGCTGGAGGCGGCGCTGGGCCAGGTCGACACCCTGCTGGGGCAGCGCCCGGGTGCCTGGGGCGCCGCCGGCCGCCCGGCGCAGGCGGCCGGGTTGGTCCCGCCCGGCCCGGCGGGGGAGGCCACGGGAGTCATGGCCCGGGAACCCGCCGGCCCGCCGCCCCGCACCCTGCGCCAGGCCGTGGCCCTGCTGCCCGGCGCCAACCTGGCCCTGATCTCGGTGCCCGGCCGGTTCGCCCGATGGGTGGCGGAAGAGGCGCTGGATCTGGGCCTGCACGTTTTCTGTTTCTCGGACAACGTCCCCCTGGACGACGAGGTGGCCCTCAAGGCGCAGGCCGCCCGCCGGGGGCTGCTCTTCATGGGCCCCGACTGCGGGACCGCCCTGATCGCGGGGACGGGGTTGGGGTTCGCCAACGCCGTGCGGCCCGGACCCGTCGGCATCGTCGCCGCCTCGGGCACCGGCCTGCAGGAGGTGGCCTGCCAGCTGGATCGCCTGGGCGTGGGGGTGCGCCACGCCATCGGCACCGGCGGCCGCGACCTGCACGAGGCGGTGGGCGGTGCCACCTTCCGGGCCGCCGTGGCGGCCCTGGCCCGCGACCCCGGTACGCGGCTGATTGTGGCTCTATCTAAACCGCCGTCGCCGGCCGTCAAGCAGCAGGTGCTGGAGGCCCTAGCCACCTGCGGCAAGCCGGTGGTGGTTCACTTCCTGGGTGAGCCGGACCAGCCCTGCCCCACCCTGGCCGCCACGGCCCGGGCGGCGGCGGCCCTGGCGGCTCAGGACGCCCGGACGCGGGATCCGGCCCCCCGGGCCGCTGGCGGCTCGACGGAGTCGACCGGATCGCCCGGCGCCGGCCGGCAGGCGGAGATCGAAGCCGGGGAACTGCTGGCCCAGGCCCACCGGCTGGCCTCCCGGCTCCACCCGGACCAGCGCCGGGTCTGGGGCCTGTACGGCGGCGGAACCCTCTGTTACGAGGGACAAGGGCTGGTGGAGCGGCTGGCCGGGCCCGTGGCCTCCAACGCCCCTCTCCCCGGCCGGGCCGCCTACCGGCCCGGGGAGCCCGTCCCCGCCACCCACCTGCTGCTGGACCTGGGAGCCGACGAGTTCACCGCCGGCCGGCTCCACCCCATGCTGGACGCCGAGACCCGGCTGCGCTACCTGGCCATGGCCGCCCGGGATCCGTCCGTGGCCGTGGTCCTCCTGGATGTGGTCGTGGGCTACGGCGCCCATCCCGACCCCGCGGGCGAGCTGGCCCCGGCCATCGTGGACGCCCGGGCCGCGGCGGCAGCCTCGGGCCGCCACCTGGTGGTGGCCGTCGCCCTCTGCGGCACGGGCGCGGATCCCCAGGGCCTGGCGGAACAGGCCCGGCGCCTGGAGGCCGCCGGGGCCGTGGTCCTGCCTTCCCACGCCGAGGCCGCGCTGCTGGCGGGGTGTGTGGCGGCTCTGGCCGCCGGCAGGGCCATCGATCCGGCCGGCCTGCACCGCTGGCTGGTTCCCCGGGGGGATGCCGTCCTGCCGGCCGCCGCCGGACCGGGCAAGACCCCGCCCACCGGGACCGCCGCCGGCACCGGGACGGCTGGCGGGGACGACCCCTCCGGCGGCCTGCTGCAGGGCGTGGTGGCCGTCAACATCGGCGTGCCCCTCTTCGCCGAGAGCCTGGCCCAGCAGCAGGTGCCGGTGGTCCACGTGGACTGGCGCCCGCCGGCCGGGGGCAACCCGCGGCTGCTGGAAGCGCTGCGGCGACTGCGCAGCTGA